The Nothobranchius furzeri strain GRZ-AD chromosome 8, NfurGRZ-RIMD1, whole genome shotgun sequence sequence CTCTGAAGCGGTTTGTGTAGCAGATAGGTGTGTGACACTAATAGCTGCTGGCCAGCTTCACGCAGCACAGCGGCGTTTGTCCGAGGCTTTGTGTGGGGGGTGATGGTGGTTGTCAGTGTCTAGACGGACTTGATAAGGATATTAGAGGCAAACAAAAGGCCGCATTGAGGCAGGTCACAGACATGGTCGGGCTAGCCTCTTTCAATAATACTGTGGGGGTGTCACTGGCTACTTGTCCTGCGGGGAGGCGGGGGGAGGTGATGGTTCACTGGgtgtgactttgacacagatgtaTCTCCCTTATGATTAATATGATTGCATCCTTtcatgatttattattatttctttctGGCTGCTATTGTTTATGAACAATAGGTAGCTTCCAAGTGGAGAGATAAATGGTAATGTTTGAGaagcttttaaaaaaatcaagCTGAAGCTAAAGGCATAAAGATCCTCTCCAAAGTAGACGACTGAACAGGATGCATTTAATTGTAAATGTTGGTACCACTGAGCAGTTAGTACACAGCTGCTACAAGGGATTTTATTATAAAACAAGCTGCTGTTTTGTTGCATCAAAGAGTAATCCATTTAGCTGTGGTTCAGCATTATTTCCTCCAGTATTATCCAAGCTCCACTCAAGAAACCATTTGTGTTCTTTAAAAGTGTAAAGCAGTTTTAGCATCAGTGCTTCTGTTCATTCTGACAGGAGCTGAAGAAACTTGGACTGGGCAGTAATGTGGACTTGCATGTATACGAGGTTCCTGTGGAATACCAGAAAGTCCAGAGTTTGGTTCCATCATTGTGGAAGCAGTATCGCCCAAGGGTAagaggaaactacatttactcctCTCATCCAGTCACCCTCAAGCCTGCTGTGGTGTGAGGTTGTCTTTGATTTTATTAGCTCTGATTTAAGGTCTGTTTCAAAGCCGACTCGCCCTGAGCACAGCTGGATAAAAGTGTGTGCAGAGACTGCTTACGTTAAACAATAATTAGGACATTAACAGCTTTAAAACAACTACATTGAGGTGTTGAGTCTCCATTTGGCCAAGGTTTCCCTTTGAGATCACATTCACGTTTTAGGATTAATACATTCAGTCATTTGAGGTTGTGTTAAAGTGGACAGATAAATACTTCTGTATTATTTTCATCTAGCACTGATTCCTTTAAATAGAGTTttgctgtgttttatttttctgtttgttgTATACTTCTTTTATTACATCATGTTTtacctgttcagcactttggtcagctgtcatgttgtttttaaatgtgctataaaaataaagGTATGGTAAACCAGGTGTCTCCAAAGAGCGGCCcaggggccatttgtggccctcGGAGTGATCTTCTGTGGGCCTTAACTGCATTTCTAGAAAGATGACTTTTGTTTGTCTACCAGGCTGTTGATGCAGATCGACACTTTCTAACATTTTTTGTTCAGATTTTTACTGTTATGCCCATTTTGTTTGACCTATTTTGATGagtataaatgaaatgaaaattaatttaaagtaaatcacatttttgtggcTAATTGTGTGACCATAAACTTGACAGTTTTGGCCGTCATCTTGAGACGTTTGGACATCTGTTCTTTAAAGGATAATAGGAGCAGAAAAATGGCAGATGATCAAGTCATTCTAACATtttgtttctgtgtttgtttAGTTGGTCATTCACGTTGGAGTCTCAGGCATGGCCACCACCGTAACACTGGAGAAGTGTGGCAGGAATCATGGCTACAAGGGCCTTGACAACAGCAGCTTCTGTCCTGATACACAGTGTTGCATTGTGGGAGGCCCAGACTGTATCAATTCAGTTATTGACATGGAATCAGTCTGTAAGAGAGTGACTACCTCGGGGCTGGGAGTAGCTGTGTCCGTCTCCAAAGATGCCGGAAGGTGATCTCCTTTTTCTCTTTGTTTGTTCATCCTGTTCAGTTCAAGTcagttcatttatatagcgccaaatcacgacaagactcATCTCAAAGCACTtgacaaaataaacattccagttgagTTCAGTTTATTGTCTCCATTTAgttaagtttcctatataaggaacccagcagattgcatccagTCATTGACTTGTTGCGTCAGACTTTACAGCAATActcgtactaagcaagcatgtagcgacagtgaaaagaagaaaaaggaaaattattttttatatagcgcctctcaaagtaAAAATCaccaggcgcttcacaagaacaattcaaaatgcaaaaaaatatcttcaaaaaatgatt is a genomic window containing:
- the pgpep1 gene encoding pyroglutamyl-peptidase 1, which translates into the protein MDNSNQTVIVTGFGPFGEHTVNASWVAVQELKKLGLGSNVDLHVYEVPVEYQKVQSLVPSLWKQYRPRLVIHVGVSGMATTVTLEKCGRNHGYKGLDNSSFCPDTQCCIVGGPDCINSVIDMESVCKRVTTSGLGVAVSVSKDAGRYLCDFTYYTSLYLSHGRSAFIHVPPLGKPYSGEDLGRSLQAIIREMLELLDQAEEKIHCQQHIH